Below is a genomic region from Medicago truncatula cultivar Jemalong A17 chromosome 3, MtrunA17r5.0-ANR, whole genome shotgun sequence.
CATTTACCAGTTCAAATATTATCTTTCTGCTAACTTTAAGCATGATAGGTTCTAAAACAATAAGACTGTAATTGTCGCTGTTCCATACGTGGCAGCATGATGTAATAGAACTATTACACGACACAGCGGTACATTACAAGAGAATTAAACATCTCACCACTGTGAGAGATCTTGACGACTTGTCCTTTTTCCAGTCCATAGTAGCTAGCAATGGCATCAGTTCTTAGCATGTGAGGTAgctaaaaacaacaacaaaataggaTATAATTACTGGCATGATAAAAAAGATAATGGTTTACTATAATATTACACTTACAACATTAGAAAATCATAATTCTAAGTTATCTGACTCTTCTATAGCAAGAACCTTACTTTAAATTGTAAAGGAAGTAATATCACTGACACATAAATCAATATATGACATGTTAAAACTTAAACCCTTAATTTTTGTTATTAGTTGTTGAGATTACTTGCTTTACTCTCCACTCAAACTCAATTTAGAGGAGtcaaaatgattaatgattacaAAGTGCTTGTTATAGACAGCCAATAAGCATATTTATCAAGTTTACCTGTTTCTCTTCGACCTTATACTTATTGAGCAGTTTTTGCTTCTCATTAGCAGTCAGAACCTCATACTTTGGCTGCAGCACATGCTTTGTCACATTGACCAGCAAGTCATTCAACTAGAAGCAAAGTAACATGGTGTTATGGACttaaaaaaccatttcaaactAAAAGTGGTCGGAACTCTTAAGTGGAACCAATTGCTGATTTCGTTTACACAAATcttaaattcaaaatcaaatcgcattataaatgaaaatatcTTTAGACCCTTTCAATGTTTTCTTCATCTAAAATGAAATGTGTGACATATAGTGTTGCATCAACATGATGAAGCTTCCTAATATATCTAGTAAACACTaaaacaaaactgcaaaagATATTGATGAATAAGCCTCTGGTCTGAACTTGTGGTTACAGGGGAAAAAATTAAAGTCATCTTATAGATAATGTGCGATTGTGCGCTAAAACAGCTAAATACAGTTCTCATACGTGATTAAAATGCATAAGCTCAAGTCATTTCATGTATCCATTTTACCTTTCCAGAATAGAGGGCTTACATATATTCCTAGTTCCTTAACATATTATGCATAGTTTACAAGAACaactaaaacaataaaaaaggtTAATTATTTTCTGCACCAAAATATTTAAActtagaataaaaaattaaacattcatGAAAGGGCTAACTTACTTGTATGATCTCAACTTTAAATGGACAGTTTTCCAATTCTTTACGAGCATATGAAGTCATCTTACTTTGCATAACAAGTATCAGCCTACTCAACCTTTCTTTGTCCACAATCTGGCTTTGTATAACAATCAAGTTGCTTTTTCTGATATCATCCGTTCCTGGGAAAACAACTTGTACCTGCAAAGCAGAATTTCCTGAGCCACAGTACAGCAAtcacaaaagtgaatgtataaAGCACCCCTCATTCTACGGCATTAGGTAACAGTGGATTAAAAACATACAAACAGTTAAATCATTCGGCCGTAGAACAAAAAATGAAACTGATCTTGAACAAATGAGGGGGAATCTTATGTCACCCAAGATTGATGAAAGGAATCACAACTCACATAACCGTTCAAAGATAATTTATCCTTACATAACAGTTCGAAGATAATTCATTCTCACATAACAGTTCTGTTATTATTAAACCGTTGAGGGTCACATTGGATAGTGATACAACCTGAATTGAAATTGCCATCATTTCTCTCCGTGTATGTTTGATTTGTGAGGTTGAGTTGAGTTAAACTCGACCCAAATTCTAAGCCGGTATCAGAGTCTATTCTAGATTTGTTGGACCAAAAGTTATTGATCCTAATTTGGCCTAAATATTGTTATAAGTGGTGAACATCCCTCGTCTTACAACCTAGTTTTGTGGAGTTGTCTCAACTCAAATTCTAAAGTTAAAAATGACTATCTATATATAAAGCAAAAACATTCCCAAAATTTCACCACAGTTAAGGTTAGTTTTGGGTCTTGGATGGAGTGAATCAGTACATACTGTTAGTATGCACTCTCATTCAATCGTTTGCTAGCATGTGAAAACATTTTGCGAAAAATATTcttgttgttttgtatttttcatcaattattAGCCAAAAACAGAGAATGACTTTTGCAGCAAAATGGAGAGAAATCACATATGAAAATATGGTGACTTTTTCCTTATGAATAATCAATTGGAAGAGCAATAACATAAAAACTATTGCTCTTTAGACCTTCAAAATTACTATAGTATTCATGTTCAGTATgatacaaaacaaaaccaattaaaataaTGAAACCAACCAGAAGCATATTAAGATTGTGAGAGTATCCAAATACATAACGATCCATGTAAGTTTGAGAGCAACAAAAATAGGCATCACTCATATGCAAAAAAAGACATGCTCTGCCACTGAGACCTTCATATGTTTCAAAAAGTACCTCAAAAACCTCCTTATTCCCATTAAAATACCAATACAGCGCCATACAGAAACAATGTTATAAAATTGAATCATGTAAAAACATTCATTTTCTAAAagatattcaaaatcaaatcaaaattaaacaaatacaaaaaaaaaaccttccatcttctccatttcaatcaactcatccatccaaacaacaaATCACATATGAAGGATTCAAAATCACACTTGTCagattcaaaatcaattccaaaaaCTAAATTTCAGTTTCGAATCAGAATCACTTTTGGATAAATGAATTCTACTAAAAAACACT
It encodes:
- the LOC120579378 gene encoding DNA-directed RNA polymerases IV and V subunit 5B, with the translated sequence MAMIENGNETRSECLVRICNEESNIETIRYFECRKTLMDMLHDRGYNVSESDLTLSLSEFRSRFGEFPKPHTLGVSVSLRSNPSIKVQVVFPGTDDIRKSNLIVIQSQIVDKERLSRLILVMQSKMTSYARKELENCPFKVEIIQLNDLLVNVTKHVLQPKYEVLTANEKQKLLNKYKVEEKQLPHMLRTDAIASYYGLEKGQVVKISHSGEMFNSLVMYRCVV